The proteins below come from a single Phycisphaeraceae bacterium genomic window:
- the ric gene encoding iron-sulfur cluster repair di-iron protein gives MTSPQLTQTVGELVRENPARSRVFERFSIDYCCGGKLPFQEACRNQGLDPERIAAELAAVDAQPADKTGDPATMGLADLADHIEATHHAYLREELPRLDFITEKVAKVHGEAEPRLREIRQVFVACRQELEAHMLKEERVLFPMIRELEQADGPVNFHCGSLANPIRMMEHEHDQAGDAMSRFKELTDGYLPPDWACNTYRAMVDGLAAFERDMHQHVHKENNVLFPRALELETSRSAMGGA, from the coding sequence ATGACCAGCCCGCAGCTGACTCAGACCGTTGGCGAACTCGTCCGGGAAAACCCTGCGCGGTCCCGCGTGTTCGAGCGGTTCTCCATCGACTATTGCTGCGGCGGGAAGCTGCCGTTCCAGGAGGCGTGCCGCAACCAAGGGCTCGATCCCGAGCGGATCGCGGCCGAACTCGCAGCCGTGGATGCCCAGCCTGCCGACAAGACTGGCGACCCTGCGACCATGGGGCTTGCGGATCTGGCCGACCACATCGAAGCCACGCACCACGCGTACCTCCGCGAGGAGCTGCCCCGGCTGGACTTCATCACCGAGAAGGTCGCCAAAGTGCACGGCGAGGCCGAGCCGAGGCTGCGCGAGATCCGGCAGGTCTTCGTTGCCTGCCGCCAGGAGCTCGAAGCGCACATGCTTAAGGAGGAGCGTGTGCTGTTCCCGATGATCCGCGAACTCGAGCAGGCCGACGGCCCGGTGAACTTCCACTGCGGCTCGCTGGCCAACCCCATCCGGATGATGGAGCACGAGCACGACCAGGCCGGCGACGCGATGTCGCGCTTCAAGGAACTGACCGACGGATACCTCCCGCCCGACTGGGCCTGCAACACCTACCGGGCGATGGTGGACGGGCTGGCGGCGTTCGAGCGCGACATGCACCAGCACGTGCACAAGGAGAACAATGTGCTGTTCCCGAGGGCTCTTGAGCTCGAAACATCCCGGTCGGCAATGGGCGGCGCCTGA
- a CDS encoding hemerythrin domain-containing protein — MPVSLGQQGQPGFDSPLELMSDCHRRIESFLAVFGRVLDRYASRDLDEEGVNALRTAQRYFREGAPRHTEDEEHSLFPRLRQLERDDLGELLEAADRLERQHDEAERLHASVDARVDRWLDARRLSAADAKAMAADLETLDRLYAEHIAFEDNVLFPAAARVLDEPALRSIGEEMAARRGRNTDGTTAREAGDDTRRTQR, encoded by the coding sequence ATGCCCGTCTCACTCGGACAACAAGGTCAGCCTGGCTTCGACAGCCCGCTTGAGTTGATGAGCGACTGCCACCGCCGGATCGAGAGCTTCCTTGCGGTCTTCGGCCGCGTCCTGGACCGGTACGCATCGCGTGATCTGGACGAGGAGGGCGTGAACGCGCTGCGCACGGCCCAGCGCTACTTCCGCGAGGGCGCGCCCCGGCACACAGAGGACGAGGAGCACTCGCTGTTCCCCCGTCTGCGCCAGTTGGAACGCGACGACCTGGGAGAGTTGCTTGAAGCCGCCGATCGGCTGGAGCGGCAGCACGACGAAGCCGAACGCCTGCACGCCTCGGTCGATGCAAGGGTGGACCGCTGGCTGGACGCAAGGCGTCTGTCGGCCGCTGACGCCAAGGCGATGGCGGCCGACCTCGAAACGCTCGATCGCCTGTACGCCGAGCACATCGCCTTCGAGGACAACGTGCTCTTCCCGGCCGCGGCGCGAGTGCTCGATGAGCCCGCGCTGCGGAGCATCGGCGAGGAGATGGCCGCCCGACGAGGGCGGAACACCGATGGAACCACGGCCCGCGAGGCCGGCGACGACACACGAAGGACACAGCGATGA
- a CDS encoding tyrosine phenol-lyase has protein sequence MKRRSWAEPYKIKMVEPIRMTSPEHRERAIAEAGYNTFLLRSEDVYIDLLTDSGTSAMSDRQWAGLMLGDEAYAGSRNYYNLESAVHEHYGYKHLIPTHQGRGAEHLLSQLCIKPGDYVPGNMYFTTTRHHQEAAGGRFVDVIVDEAHNPSSSHPFKGNVDIEKMGALIARVGAESISYLSLETNVNMAGGQPCSMANIRQVCAFCHEHGIAVYLDATRAVENAYFIRLREAGFENRSIKSILLEICSHTDGCTMSAKKDSLANIGGFLAVNDDALAERARNMVVVYEGLHTYGGLAGRDMEAMAIGIAESVDDDYIRSRIGQVHYLGARLAVGGVPIVRPFGGHGIFIDASAFLPHIPREQFPAQSLAAALYIDSGVRSMERGGVSAGRDPRTGHNIFPPLELVRLTIPRRVYTQAHMDVVAESVLELFEHRHDLGGLEMTYEPEHLRFFRAKFEPLCPSEVVNESPIQVRPKVAQD, from the coding sequence ATGAAGCGCAGGAGTTGGGCCGAGCCCTACAAGATCAAAATGGTGGAGCCGATCCGCATGACCTCTCCCGAGCACCGCGAGCGGGCCATCGCCGAGGCCGGGTACAACACCTTCCTCCTGCGCAGCGAGGACGTGTACATCGACCTGCTGACGGATTCGGGTACGAGCGCTATGAGCGACCGCCAGTGGGCGGGCCTGATGCTCGGCGACGAGGCCTACGCCGGATCACGCAACTACTACAACCTCGAATCGGCAGTCCACGAGCACTACGGCTACAAGCACCTCATCCCCACGCACCAGGGACGCGGGGCGGAGCATCTGCTCTCGCAGTTGTGCATCAAGCCTGGCGACTATGTGCCCGGGAACATGTATTTTACAACGACGCGACATCATCAGGAGGCCGCGGGCGGGCGATTTGTGGATGTCATTGTCGACGAGGCGCACAACCCTTCCAGCAGCCATCCGTTCAAGGGCAATGTGGACATCGAGAAGATGGGCGCGTTGATCGCACGCGTCGGCGCCGAGAGCATCTCGTACCTTTCCCTGGAAACAAATGTCAACATGGCGGGAGGGCAACCGTGCTCAATGGCGAACATCCGCCAGGTCTGCGCGTTCTGCCACGAGCATGGAATCGCGGTCTATCTCGATGCGACGCGCGCCGTCGAGAACGCGTACTTCATCAGGCTCCGCGAGGCGGGATTCGAGAACCGGAGCATCAAGTCGATCCTGCTGGAGATCTGCTCGCACACCGACGGCTGCACCATGTCCGCCAAGAAGGACTCGCTCGCGAACATCGGCGGCTTCCTGGCGGTGAACGACGACGCACTGGCCGAGCGAGCGCGGAACATGGTCGTGGTGTACGAGGGCCTGCACACCTACGGGGGCCTCGCGGGCCGCGACATGGAAGCGATGGCGATCGGCATCGCCGAGTCGGTCGACGACGACTATATCCGGTCGCGGATCGGACAGGTCCACTATCTCGGCGCCAGGCTTGCGGTTGGAGGAGTCCCGATCGTAAGGCCCTTTGGTGGTCACGGCATTTTCATAGACGCCTCGGCGTTTCTCCCGCATATCCCGCGGGAGCAGTTTCCTGCCCAGAGTCTTGCGGCCGCGCTGTACATCGACTCGGGTGTGCGTTCCATGGAGCGCGGCGGGGTATCCGCGGGACGAGATCCGAGGACGGGTCACAACATCTTTCCGCCCCTCGAGTTGGTGCGCCTGACGATCCCGCGCAGGGTGTACACGCAGGCGCATATGGATGTCGTTGCCGAATCGGTGCTGGAGTTGTTCGAGCATCGGCACGATCTGGGCGGACTGGAAATGACATACGAGCCCGAACACCTGAGGTTCTTCCGCGCGAAGTTCGAGCCGCTCTGTCCCTCGGAGGTGGTGAACGAATCGCCTATTCAGGTTCGGCCCAAGGTCGCGCAGGACTGA
- a CDS encoding cytochrome c — MAPDLAVRLRTGVAVALFGVYAAAVALMPVDRRDPPAVQAGVETMPAAIEAWRSAGCHWCHSVYGLGGHTGPDLTNIISRMGPEYVRVVIETGRPGMPAYSDRIPADLDRLIEYLEAIDRSGRYPAEPGAGYLGQREDR, encoded by the coding sequence GTGGCGCCCGATCTGGCTGTGAGATTGCGAACTGGGGTTGCGGTCGCGCTCTTCGGCGTCTACGCGGCTGCGGTCGCTTTGATGCCCGTGGATCGGCGCGATCCGCCGGCGGTGCAGGCGGGTGTAGAGACCATGCCCGCGGCGATCGAGGCTTGGCGGAGTGCGGGCTGTCACTGGTGCCATTCGGTGTACGGGCTTGGGGGACATACCGGACCTGATCTGACGAACATCATCTCGCGAATGGGTCCAGAGTATGTGCGGGTCGTGATCGAGACCGGCCGGCCCGGCATGCCGGCGTATTCGGATCGGATTCCGGCGGACCTTGACCGTTTGATTGAATATCTCGAGGCCATTGATCGAAGCGGTCGGTATCCCGCCGAGCCGGGTGCGGGGTACCTCGGTCAAAGGGAGGACCGATGA